The nucleotide sequence CAAAAGAGGAGGTAAAAAAATATCTTTGGGCTGATGCTATTATTTATCAAATGCCAGGCTGGTGGATGGGTGCACCATGGACAGTAAAAAAATATATTGATGATGTATTTACTGAAGGTCATGGTCATATATACGCTAATGATGGTCGTTCACGTTCGGATACTTCTAAAAAATATGGTTCGGGAGGTTTAATGCATGGCAAAAAATTTATGCTGTCATTAACTTGGAATGCACCTGCTGAAGCATTTACTGATCCAAAACAATTTTTTGAGGGGAGAGGTGTAGATGGGGTTTATTTACCTTTTCGAAAAGCCAATGAGTTTCTTGGTATGCAAAGCATGTCAACATTTATTGCTCATGACGTCATCAAAGCACCAAACGTACCACAAATAAAAGATGATTATCGCCAACATTTGATCCGTAATTTTTCTGCATCAGTGATATAGAGGTAAATGATGTTAACAATTATTGCTGAAATTAAAATAAAACCCGGTTCAGAGCATCTGCAACATGTAATCAATTCATTCAAGGAGATCACACCAACAGTGCTTGAAGAAGATGGTTGTTTTAGTTACGAATTACTTATTAATCATGAGAGTCATGCGTCTTATCAGGCGCCATTGAAAAATACAGTCGTTATGTTGGAAAAATGGAAAAGTATCAAACATTTAGATGCCCACCTTGCAACCGTACATATGCAAGAACATCACTTTAAGATAAAAGATGATGTTCTTGGTGTTGATATCCGAATTTTAGAGAATGGATTTTAATCAAATTATTATATTCATTTATGAGTTTCTCTAAAATTAACATAATACACGTTATACGAAGTCAAAAAAGGGAGCCTCTAGCTCCCTTTTTTACTATATTTTTTAAAGTTTTAGGCGTGTTGTACTGTGAGTTTTAGACCTAAAGCATTCACAACACGATTAATCGTATCAAAACGTGGTGCTGAATCCTGACGTAGAGCTTTGTAAAGTGCCTCACGTCCAATCCCTGCTTCTTTAGCGATTTGAGTCATGCCACGAGCTTTAGCAATAACGCCAAGTG is from Acinetobacter sp. ANC 7912 and encodes:
- a CDS encoding putative quinol monooxygenase is translated as MLTIIAEIKIKPGSEHLQHVINSFKEITPTVLEEDGCFSYELLINHESHASYQAPLKNTVVMLEKWKSIKHLDAHLATVHMQEHHFKIKDDVLGVDIRILENGF
- a CDS encoding addiction module antidote protein, giving the protein MVKVADLPSFDMAESLKTEEDIVMYLNMVLEENDPAELAHALGVIAKARGMTQIAKEAGIGREALYKALRQDSAPRFDTINRVVNALGLKLTVQHA
- a CDS encoding NAD(P)H-dependent oxidoreductase, with translation MNNILIINGAKTFAHSNGELNDTLTILAEEVLTELGHKVKVTRADSAFDPKEEVKKYLWADAIIYQMPGWWMGAPWTVKKYIDDVFTEGHGHIYANDGRSRSDTSKKYGSGGLMHGKKFMLSLTWNAPAEAFTDPKQFFEGRGVDGVYLPFRKANEFLGMQSMSTFIAHDVIKAPNVPQIKDDYRQHLIRNFSASVI